In the Limanda limanda chromosome 10, fLimLim1.1, whole genome shotgun sequence genome, one interval contains:
- the pcdh18b gene encoding protocadherin-18b isoform X2, with translation MCAQKMGAKMIQAKGNIFSPALLQLLLLVALTHGATGKTLKYKVYEEQKVGTVIARLREDVAGVLSKLPSSLTFRFRAMQRGSTPFLSVREEDGEISIGTKIDREKLCEKNLNCSIEFDVVTLPTEYLQLFHVEVEVLDINDNSPHFSRSIVPVEISESAAVGTRIPLDGAVDADVGENALHTYSLTPNNFFKIDVRTRTDGAKYAELVVMRELDREVLSSYQLQLTASDNGVPPKSGSTLVKISISDSNDNSPVFDEQAYIINLLENSPLGTLIIDLNATDPDEGTNGKIVYSFSSHIPPKILETFKINPENGHITLIKKVDYESAASYELDVQAQDMGPNSIPGLCKIVVKVVDVNDNKPEININLMTPGKEEVAYISEGAPVDTFIALVRVDDSDAGLNGEVVCRLHGHGHFRLQKTYEKNYMILTNISLDREKRSEYSLTVIAEDRGSPSLSTIKHFTVQVLDENDNPPRFEKSHYEVFKSENNSPGAYLMTVVASDPDLGTNGQVTYTIIDALVQGSPISTYVTIDPSNGAIYALRSFDHEDVSRIAFTIQARDGGNPALSTNTTVLLTVLDENDNPPIIHSPSLQNHTAELLVWKYASPGQLITALKVTDRDAGANGELSCAIVGGNEDMLFVMDARRCELRTNASLEQAPRDVMELKVEVQDRGTSRLSTGALLRLSLQETMDILPPLYPTGTSQASLDLSLIVIISLGAVCALLLIVMVMFATTRCTREKKDPRHNYNCRVAENSYQNHPKKPARQIHKADITLVPTVNGTLPVRAHPRSPSASPAPERGTLGSRQSHHSRQSLNSLVTISSNHVPENFALELAHATPPVEGQYQPRPSFRGNKYTRSYRYALNEMDKFSLKDSGRGDSEAGDSDYEPGRESPMDRLLGEGFTEIYAPDGQHRTHAAMRLCTEECRVLGHSDQCWMPPLASPASSSSDYRSNLYIPGEEARQVTDLLQEKTPQPCTDTVTARNQSFSTFGKDLGGEDGGEEEEGREDSRGDRDEDLCGTTSLLSEMSSVFQRLLPQGLDSYVQVNEKEKGTSLSGVGVPMTGSLDRRRGHLPGKPSPSVHQQGVAAWAANTHFQNPGSSIGPSGHHQGGSYHTLKPSTKLSSQSSSHKGSQAPKNSPQNSGHPCKPHSSPLLTALVSPTLMQHSPAPVALQVPLPGPSCKWLPAMEEIPENYEEDDFDSVLNHLQGKRSDSRHELVDASELVAEINKLLQDVRQS, from the exons ATGTGCGCGCAGAAGATGGGTGCAAAAATGATTCAAGCAAAAGGAAATATTTTCTCTCCCGCACTGCTCCAACTACTGCTTTTGGTCGCCCTTACGCACGGAGCCACTGGTAAGACTTTGAAATATAAAGTTTACGAGGAGCAGAAAGTAGGCACGGTTATTGCACGGTTAAGGGAAGATGTAGCCGGGGTTTTATCCAAACTACCGAGTTCGTTGACCTTTCGGTTCCGCGCTATGCAACGAGGGAGCACGCCGTTCTTGTCTGTTCGGGAGGAGGACGGGGAGATCAGCATCGGCACCAAAATTGACCGCGAGAAGCTTTGTGAGAAAAACTTGAACTGCTCGATTGAATTCGATGTGGTCACGCTCCCGACGGAGTACCTGCAGCTGTTCCATGTGGAAGTGGAAGTGCTGGACATTAACGACAACTCCCCGCACTTCTCCCGCTCCATTGTCCCAGTCGAGATTTCCGAAAGCGCAGCGGTGGGGACGCGAATCCCGTTGGACGGCGCAGTGGATGCAGATGTCGGAGAAAACGCTTTGCACACCTACTCACTGACACCCAATAACTTCTTTAAGATTGATGTGAGAACCAGGACGGACGGGGCCAAGTACGCAGAGTTGGTGGTGATGAGGGAGCTGGACCGGGAGGTGCTGTCCAGTTACCAGCTCCAGCTCACAGCCTCGGATAACGGTGTACCCCCCAAATCCGGCTCCACTTTGGTCAAAATCAGCATTTCTGACTCCAACGACAACAGCCCAGTCTTTGATGAGCAGGCTTACATCATCAATTTGCTGGAAAACTCTCCCCTTGGGACTCTAATCATTGATTTAAACGCCACAGACCCAGATGAGGGCACTAATGGGAAAATAGTCTACTCTTTCAGCAGTCACATTCCACCAAAGATCCTGGAAACATTTAAGATAAACCCAGAAAATGGCCACATTACTCTTATTAAAAAAGTGGACTATGAAAGCGCTGCTTCCTATGAGCTAGATGTGCAGGCTCAGGACATGGGACCTAACTCCATCCCTGGACTTTGCAAAATTGTGGTGAAAGTGGTGGATGTAAATGACAACAAACCAGAGATTAACATCAACCTGATGACACCTGGTAAAGAGGAGGTGGCCTACATTTCAGAGGGGGCCCCTGTGGACACCTTCATAGCTCTGGTGCGTGTTGACGACAGTGATGCAGGCCTCAATGGGGAGGTTGTTTGCAGGCTGCACGGCCACGGCCACTTCAGACTCCAGAAGACCTACGAGAAGAATTATATGATCCTCACTAACATCTCGTTGGACAGGGAGAAGAGGTCAGAGTACAGCCTGACTGTCATAGCTGAGGACAGGGGGTCTCCTAGTCTCTCCACCATCAAACATTTTACTGTTCAGGTGTTGGATGAAAATGACAATCCTCCACGTTTCGAGAAGAGCCACTATGAGGTCTTCAAATCAGAGAACAACTCACCAGGAGCATATCTGATGACTGTGGTGGCATCAGATCCAGATCTGGGAACCAATGGCCAGGTCACCTACACCATCATAGATGCCCTGGTCCAAGGGAGCCCTATCTCCACCTATGTCACCATTGATCCCTCTAATGGCGCCATCTATGCCCTACGCAGCTTTGACCATGAAGACGTCAGCCGAATCGCCTTCACCATTCAGGCACGCgatgggggaaaccctgcactGTCCACGAACACCACCGTCCTTCTAACTGTTTTGGATGAAAATGACAACCCCCCCATCATCCACTCCCCTTCCCTCCAGAATCACACCGCTGAGCTTCTGGTCTGGAAGTATGCATCCCCGGGCCAGCTGATAACTGCGCTTAAAGTCACAGACCGTGATGCTGGTGCCAATGGAGAGCTGAGCTGCGCCATTGTTGGTGGCAATGAGGATATGCTGTTTGTGATGGATGCCCGGCGATGTGAGCTCAGAACCAATGCAAGCCTGGAACAGGCTCCTCGGGATGTGATGGAGCTGAAGGTAGAAGTGCAAGACAGGGGCACCAGTCGGCTGTCCACAGGCGCCCTCCTCAGGCTCTCCCTGCAGGAGACCATGGACATCCTCCCCCCTCTCTACCCCACTGGCACCAGCCAAGCTTCACTGGATCTCTCTCTCATAGTCATCATCTCTCTAGGTGCTGTTTGTGCTCTACTACTCATCGTCATGGTGATGTTTGCCACCACCCGCTGCACCAGAGAGAAGAAAGACCCAAGACATAACTACAACTGCCGTGTGGCAGAAAACAGCTACCAGAACCACCCCAAGAAGCCTGCCAGGCAGATCCACAAAGCAGACATCACCCTGGTCCCAACTGTCAATGGGACTCTGCCTGTCCGGGCTCACCCACGCTCCCCGTCAGCCTCTCCAGCGCCTGAGAGGGGCACCCTAGGTAGCAGGCAGAGCCATCATAGCCGCCAGTCCCTCAACAGCCTGGTCACCATCTCCTCCAACCATGTTCCAGAGAATTTTGCCCTGGAGCTGGCCCACGCCACACCTCCTGTAGAG GGTCAGTACCAGCCACGACCAAGCTTCAGAGGCAACAAATACACCAGGAGCTACAG ATATGCTTTGAATGAGATGGATAAGTTCAGTCTGAAGGACAGCGGTCGTGGAGACAGTGAGGCCGGGGACAGCGACTATGAGCCTGGCAGGGAGTCCCCCATGGACCGGCTCCTTGGTGAGGGCTTTACTGAGATATATGCCCCTGATGGCCAGCACAGAACGCATGCAG CTATGAGGCTCTGCACAGAGGAGTGTCGTGTTCTGGGTCACTCAGATCAGTGCTGGATGCCCCCCTTGGCCTCACCAGCCTCATCATCCTCCGACTACAGGAGCAACCTCTATATCCCAGGAGAAGAAGCCCGCCAAGTAACTGACCTCTTGCAGGAAAAGACCCCACAGCCCTGCACAGACACTGTGACTGCCCGGAACCAGAGCTTTTCCACCTTTGGCAAGGACCTGGGCGGTGAGGacggtggagaggaggaggaggggagagaggacagCAGGGGGGACAGAGATGAAGACCTGTGTGGGACCACGTCACTGTTGTCAGAGATGAGCAGCGTGTTCCAGAGGTTGCTACCCCAGGGTCTCGACTCCTATGTCCAGGTCAacgagaaagagaaagggacaAGTCTGAGTGGTGTGGGTGTGCCTATGACTGGGTCTTTGGATCGCAGGAGGGGCCATCTGCCTGGCAAGCCCAGCCCCTCTGTTCACCAGCAAGGCGTGGCAGCCTGGGCTGCCAATACCCACTTCCAGAACCCGGGAAGCAGCATCGGTCCATCTGGCCATCATCAGGGTGGCAGCTACCACACCCTGAAACCCAGCACCAAGCTCAGCTCTCAGAGCAGCAGCCACAAGGGCTCGCAGGCACCCAAAAACAGTCCTCAGAACAGCGGCCACCCCTGTAAGCCCCACAGTAGCCCTCTGCTCACAGCACTGGTCAGTCCCACTCTGATGCAGCATTCCCCAGCCCCTGTGGCACTACAGGTGCCGCTCCCCGGGCCCTCCTGCAAGTGGTTGCCTGCGATGGAGGAGATCCCAGAGAATTACGAGGAGGACGATTTTGACTCTGTGCTCAACCACCTTCAGGGCAAACGCAGCGACAGCAGACATGAGCTGGTGGATGCCAGCGAGCTGGTGGCTGAAATCAACAAACTTTTGCAGGATGTACGGCAGAGCTAG
- the pcdh18b gene encoding protocadherin-18b isoform X1: MCAQKMGAKMIQAKGNIFSPALLQLLLLVALTHGATGKTLKYKVYEEQKVGTVIARLREDVAGVLSKLPSSLTFRFRAMQRGSTPFLSVREEDGEISIGTKIDREKLCEKNLNCSIEFDVVTLPTEYLQLFHVEVEVLDINDNSPHFSRSIVPVEISESAAVGTRIPLDGAVDADVGENALHTYSLTPNNFFKIDVRTRTDGAKYAELVVMRELDREVLSSYQLQLTASDNGVPPKSGSTLVKISISDSNDNSPVFDEQAYIINLLENSPLGTLIIDLNATDPDEGTNGKIVYSFSSHIPPKILETFKINPENGHITLIKKVDYESAASYELDVQAQDMGPNSIPGLCKIVVKVVDVNDNKPEININLMTPGKEEVAYISEGAPVDTFIALVRVDDSDAGLNGEVVCRLHGHGHFRLQKTYEKNYMILTNISLDREKRSEYSLTVIAEDRGSPSLSTIKHFTVQVLDENDNPPRFEKSHYEVFKSENNSPGAYLMTVVASDPDLGTNGQVTYTIIDALVQGSPISTYVTIDPSNGAIYALRSFDHEDVSRIAFTIQARDGGNPALSTNTTVLLTVLDENDNPPIIHSPSLQNHTAELLVWKYASPGQLITALKVTDRDAGANGELSCAIVGGNEDMLFVMDARRCELRTNASLEQAPRDVMELKVEVQDRGTSRLSTGALLRLSLQETMDILPPLYPTGTSQASLDLSLIVIISLGAVCALLLIVMVMFATTRCTREKKDPRHNYNCRVAENSYQNHPKKPARQIHKADITLVPTVNGTLPVRAHPRSPSASPAPERGTLGSRQSHHSRQSLNSLVTISSNHVPENFALELAHATPPVEQVSQLLSMLHQGQYQPRPSFRGNKYTRSYRYALNEMDKFSLKDSGRGDSEAGDSDYEPGRESPMDRLLGEGFTEIYAPDGQHRTHAAMRLCTEECRVLGHSDQCWMPPLASPASSSSDYRSNLYIPGEEARQVTDLLQEKTPQPCTDTVTARNQSFSTFGKDLGGEDGGEEEEGREDSRGDRDEDLCGTTSLLSEMSSVFQRLLPQGLDSYVQVNEKEKGTSLSGVGVPMTGSLDRRRGHLPGKPSPSVHQQGVAAWAANTHFQNPGSSIGPSGHHQGGSYHTLKPSTKLSSQSSSHKGSQAPKNSPQNSGHPCKPHSSPLLTALVSPTLMQHSPAPVALQVPLPGPSCKWLPAMEEIPENYEEDDFDSVLNHLQGKRSDSRHELVDASELVAEINKLLQDVRQS, from the exons ATGTGCGCGCAGAAGATGGGTGCAAAAATGATTCAAGCAAAAGGAAATATTTTCTCTCCCGCACTGCTCCAACTACTGCTTTTGGTCGCCCTTACGCACGGAGCCACTGGTAAGACTTTGAAATATAAAGTTTACGAGGAGCAGAAAGTAGGCACGGTTATTGCACGGTTAAGGGAAGATGTAGCCGGGGTTTTATCCAAACTACCGAGTTCGTTGACCTTTCGGTTCCGCGCTATGCAACGAGGGAGCACGCCGTTCTTGTCTGTTCGGGAGGAGGACGGGGAGATCAGCATCGGCACCAAAATTGACCGCGAGAAGCTTTGTGAGAAAAACTTGAACTGCTCGATTGAATTCGATGTGGTCACGCTCCCGACGGAGTACCTGCAGCTGTTCCATGTGGAAGTGGAAGTGCTGGACATTAACGACAACTCCCCGCACTTCTCCCGCTCCATTGTCCCAGTCGAGATTTCCGAAAGCGCAGCGGTGGGGACGCGAATCCCGTTGGACGGCGCAGTGGATGCAGATGTCGGAGAAAACGCTTTGCACACCTACTCACTGACACCCAATAACTTCTTTAAGATTGATGTGAGAACCAGGACGGACGGGGCCAAGTACGCAGAGTTGGTGGTGATGAGGGAGCTGGACCGGGAGGTGCTGTCCAGTTACCAGCTCCAGCTCACAGCCTCGGATAACGGTGTACCCCCCAAATCCGGCTCCACTTTGGTCAAAATCAGCATTTCTGACTCCAACGACAACAGCCCAGTCTTTGATGAGCAGGCTTACATCATCAATTTGCTGGAAAACTCTCCCCTTGGGACTCTAATCATTGATTTAAACGCCACAGACCCAGATGAGGGCACTAATGGGAAAATAGTCTACTCTTTCAGCAGTCACATTCCACCAAAGATCCTGGAAACATTTAAGATAAACCCAGAAAATGGCCACATTACTCTTATTAAAAAAGTGGACTATGAAAGCGCTGCTTCCTATGAGCTAGATGTGCAGGCTCAGGACATGGGACCTAACTCCATCCCTGGACTTTGCAAAATTGTGGTGAAAGTGGTGGATGTAAATGACAACAAACCAGAGATTAACATCAACCTGATGACACCTGGTAAAGAGGAGGTGGCCTACATTTCAGAGGGGGCCCCTGTGGACACCTTCATAGCTCTGGTGCGTGTTGACGACAGTGATGCAGGCCTCAATGGGGAGGTTGTTTGCAGGCTGCACGGCCACGGCCACTTCAGACTCCAGAAGACCTACGAGAAGAATTATATGATCCTCACTAACATCTCGTTGGACAGGGAGAAGAGGTCAGAGTACAGCCTGACTGTCATAGCTGAGGACAGGGGGTCTCCTAGTCTCTCCACCATCAAACATTTTACTGTTCAGGTGTTGGATGAAAATGACAATCCTCCACGTTTCGAGAAGAGCCACTATGAGGTCTTCAAATCAGAGAACAACTCACCAGGAGCATATCTGATGACTGTGGTGGCATCAGATCCAGATCTGGGAACCAATGGCCAGGTCACCTACACCATCATAGATGCCCTGGTCCAAGGGAGCCCTATCTCCACCTATGTCACCATTGATCCCTCTAATGGCGCCATCTATGCCCTACGCAGCTTTGACCATGAAGACGTCAGCCGAATCGCCTTCACCATTCAGGCACGCgatgggggaaaccctgcactGTCCACGAACACCACCGTCCTTCTAACTGTTTTGGATGAAAATGACAACCCCCCCATCATCCACTCCCCTTCCCTCCAGAATCACACCGCTGAGCTTCTGGTCTGGAAGTATGCATCCCCGGGCCAGCTGATAACTGCGCTTAAAGTCACAGACCGTGATGCTGGTGCCAATGGAGAGCTGAGCTGCGCCATTGTTGGTGGCAATGAGGATATGCTGTTTGTGATGGATGCCCGGCGATGTGAGCTCAGAACCAATGCAAGCCTGGAACAGGCTCCTCGGGATGTGATGGAGCTGAAGGTAGAAGTGCAAGACAGGGGCACCAGTCGGCTGTCCACAGGCGCCCTCCTCAGGCTCTCCCTGCAGGAGACCATGGACATCCTCCCCCCTCTCTACCCCACTGGCACCAGCCAAGCTTCACTGGATCTCTCTCTCATAGTCATCATCTCTCTAGGTGCTGTTTGTGCTCTACTACTCATCGTCATGGTGATGTTTGCCACCACCCGCTGCACCAGAGAGAAGAAAGACCCAAGACATAACTACAACTGCCGTGTGGCAGAAAACAGCTACCAGAACCACCCCAAGAAGCCTGCCAGGCAGATCCACAAAGCAGACATCACCCTGGTCCCAACTGTCAATGGGACTCTGCCTGTCCGGGCTCACCCACGCTCCCCGTCAGCCTCTCCAGCGCCTGAGAGGGGCACCCTAGGTAGCAGGCAGAGCCATCATAGCCGCCAGTCCCTCAACAGCCTGGTCACCATCTCCTCCAACCATGTTCCAGAGAATTTTGCCCTGGAGCTGGCCCACGCCACACCTCCTGTAGAG CAAGTCTCACAGCTTCTGTCCATGCTCCATCAGGGTCAGTACCAGCCACGACCAAGCTTCAGAGGCAACAAATACACCAGGAGCTACAG ATATGCTTTGAATGAGATGGATAAGTTCAGTCTGAAGGACAGCGGTCGTGGAGACAGTGAGGCCGGGGACAGCGACTATGAGCCTGGCAGGGAGTCCCCCATGGACCGGCTCCTTGGTGAGGGCTTTACTGAGATATATGCCCCTGATGGCCAGCACAGAACGCATGCAG CTATGAGGCTCTGCACAGAGGAGTGTCGTGTTCTGGGTCACTCAGATCAGTGCTGGATGCCCCCCTTGGCCTCACCAGCCTCATCATCCTCCGACTACAGGAGCAACCTCTATATCCCAGGAGAAGAAGCCCGCCAAGTAACTGACCTCTTGCAGGAAAAGACCCCACAGCCCTGCACAGACACTGTGACTGCCCGGAACCAGAGCTTTTCCACCTTTGGCAAGGACCTGGGCGGTGAGGacggtggagaggaggaggaggggagagaggacagCAGGGGGGACAGAGATGAAGACCTGTGTGGGACCACGTCACTGTTGTCAGAGATGAGCAGCGTGTTCCAGAGGTTGCTACCCCAGGGTCTCGACTCCTATGTCCAGGTCAacgagaaagagaaagggacaAGTCTGAGTGGTGTGGGTGTGCCTATGACTGGGTCTTTGGATCGCAGGAGGGGCCATCTGCCTGGCAAGCCCAGCCCCTCTGTTCACCAGCAAGGCGTGGCAGCCTGGGCTGCCAATACCCACTTCCAGAACCCGGGAAGCAGCATCGGTCCATCTGGCCATCATCAGGGTGGCAGCTACCACACCCTGAAACCCAGCACCAAGCTCAGCTCTCAGAGCAGCAGCCACAAGGGCTCGCAGGCACCCAAAAACAGTCCTCAGAACAGCGGCCACCCCTGTAAGCCCCACAGTAGCCCTCTGCTCACAGCACTGGTCAGTCCCACTCTGATGCAGCATTCCCCAGCCCCTGTGGCACTACAGGTGCCGCTCCCCGGGCCCTCCTGCAAGTGGTTGCCTGCGATGGAGGAGATCCCAGAGAATTACGAGGAGGACGATTTTGACTCTGTGCTCAACCACCTTCAGGGCAAACGCAGCGACAGCAGACATGAGCTGGTGGATGCCAGCGAGCTGGTGGCTGAAATCAACAAACTTTTGCAGGATGTACGGCAGAGCTAG